In a single window of the Streptomyces sp. HUAS ZL42 genome:
- a CDS encoding TetR/AcrR family transcriptional regulator, producing the protein MPRLTDARKELRRAQIAEAAVRCFGRHGLERTSIADIIAESGLSAGSIYAHYRNKADLVQAAAREVLAERAKILGEHAASDTPPDPDELLARLIAAIDPAEARVGVQTWGEATTNPAIRDIVVDMTDRMRAMLHDCVTAWLVKVEHHEPAEAQERAIPIAHRVMALYQAELLYTALQSPPEETAS; encoded by the coding sequence ATGCCCCGGCTCACCGACGCGCGCAAGGAACTCCGGCGCGCCCAGATCGCCGAGGCCGCCGTACGCTGCTTCGGCCGCCACGGCCTGGAGCGGACCTCGATCGCCGACATCATCGCCGAGTCCGGACTCTCGGCCGGCTCGATCTATGCCCACTACCGCAACAAGGCCGACCTGGTCCAGGCAGCCGCCCGCGAGGTGCTTGCCGAGCGCGCCAAGATCCTCGGGGAGCACGCCGCGAGCGATACCCCGCCCGACCCCGACGAACTGCTCGCCCGCCTGATTGCGGCGATCGACCCCGCCGAGGCCCGGGTCGGCGTACAGACCTGGGGTGAGGCGACCACCAACCCGGCCATCCGCGACATCGTCGTCGACATGACCGACCGGATGCGCGCGATGCTGCACGACTGCGTCACGGCGTGGCTGGTCAAGGTCGAGCACCACGAACCGGCCGAGGCCCAGGAGCGCGCCATCCCGATCGCCCACCGGGTGATGGCGCTCTATCAGGCCGAACTGCTGTACACCGCCCTGCAATCACCGCCCGAGGAGACAGCGTCATGA
- a CDS encoding NADH-ubiquinone oxidoreductase-F iron-sulfur binding region domain-containing protein, whose translation MNSSTAVPSAPHEHTAEPGDSTAARLLAGWHVTGRPADLTDHLRRHGQPPVATALGGRTSIPLVEAVESAELTGRGGAGFPTARKLRGVAERDGRAVVVVNAMESEPASRKDQFLLAVAPHLVLDGAVLAAIAVGADTVNVCLPRTRTAQYRQLSEALDERRRARLDPVRLRLHALPHTYVSSESTSLVRWLNGGPARPQGSPPRAHERGVARRPTLVNNAETLAHLALIARHGPDWFRRTGTPDEPGTTLVTVSGAVATPGVQEVALGTHLATIFDCAGGPTQPLRAVLIGGFAGTWLPSEHLDTPLTRRDLAPLGAAPGAGVLVALAHSACGLSETARVLAYLAAHGSRQCGPCHFGLPAVADDFAALAAGRADPDLLPRLHRRTGLLPNRGACRHPDGAARLAASALSVFADDVDRHLTHGVCPAAGHRSPLIPVPPAIPPETWR comes from the coding sequence ATGAACTCCTCGACCGCGGTGCCCTCCGCGCCCCACGAACACACGGCCGAGCCGGGCGACTCCACCGCGGCCCGACTGCTGGCCGGATGGCACGTCACCGGGCGACCGGCCGACCTCACCGATCACCTGCGGCGCCACGGGCAGCCTCCGGTCGCCACAGCTCTCGGCGGCCGGACGTCGATACCGCTGGTGGAGGCCGTCGAGTCGGCCGAGCTCACCGGGCGCGGCGGCGCCGGGTTCCCCACCGCGCGGAAGCTGCGGGGGGTGGCGGAACGTGATGGCCGGGCCGTGGTCGTCGTCAATGCCATGGAGAGCGAACCGGCCAGCCGCAAGGACCAGTTCCTGCTCGCCGTCGCCCCCCACCTCGTCCTCGACGGTGCCGTCCTGGCCGCGATCGCGGTCGGCGCCGACACCGTCAACGTGTGCCTGCCGCGCACCCGCACCGCCCAGTACCGGCAGCTGAGCGAGGCCCTGGACGAACGACGGCGCGCCCGCCTCGACCCGGTGCGGCTGCGCCTGCACGCCCTGCCGCACACCTACGTCTCCAGCGAGTCGACCTCGCTGGTGCGCTGGCTCAACGGGGGACCGGCCCGCCCGCAGGGCAGCCCGCCACGCGCCCACGAACGCGGCGTCGCCCGCCGCCCCACCCTCGTGAACAACGCCGAGACCCTCGCCCACCTCGCCCTCATCGCCCGCCACGGCCCCGACTGGTTCCGCCGCACGGGAACCCCGGACGAGCCCGGCACCACACTCGTCACCGTCTCCGGCGCCGTGGCCACGCCGGGCGTCCAGGAGGTCGCGCTCGGCACCCACCTCGCCACCATCTTCGATTGCGCCGGCGGTCCCACGCAGCCCCTGCGGGCGGTCCTGATCGGCGGCTTCGCCGGCACCTGGCTCCCATCGGAACATCTGGACACCCCCCTCACCCGGCGCGACCTGGCCCCGCTGGGCGCCGCCCCCGGGGCGGGCGTGCTCGTCGCCCTTGCCCACTCGGCCTGCGGGCTGAGCGAGACAGCGCGCGTCCTCGCCTACCTCGCCGCCCACGGCTCCCGCCAGTGCGGCCCCTGCCACTTCGGGCTGCCCGCCGTCGCCGACGACTTCGCCGCGCTGGCCGCCGGACGGGCCGACCCCGACCTGCTGCCCCGGCTGCACCGCAGGACGGGTCTGCTGCCGAACCGGGGAGCCTGCCGCCACCCCGACGGCGCCGCCCGTCTCGCCGCCTCGGCCCTGAGCGTCTTCGCCGACGACGTCGACCGCCACCTCACCCACGGCGTCTGCCCCGCCGCCGGCCACCGGTCGCCCCTCATCCCCGTACCGCCCGCCATACCCCCGGAGACCTGGCGATGA
- a CDS encoding ferredoxin: protein MTPTSTLRVDRITCTGQGLCAELLPELIDLDEWGYPVIKDRTVPDHLRTHARRAAAACPLLALHLDAGRT from the coding sequence ATGACCCCCACCTCGACCCTGCGCGTCGACCGCATCACCTGCACCGGGCAGGGCCTGTGCGCGGAACTGCTCCCCGAACTGATCGACCTCGACGAATGGGGCTACCCCGTCATCAAGGACCGGACCGTCCCCGACCACCTGCGCACCCACGCCCGCCGGGCCGCCGCAGCCTGCCCCCTCCTGGCCCTCCACCTCGACGCCGGCCGGACGTGA
- a CDS encoding NAD(P)/FAD-dependent oxidoreductase → MKVIIIGAGVLGLSTARQLAVAGEDVLLLDQWGAGTGTSSTTFAWTNSSRKPDPDYHRLNLAGMEEHARLAEQLRGARSYFPSGALQWADSANEQRLAGNVERLQSLGYPAHWVTRDEALRIAGDLRIPATITSIAHFPSEGYVLPDLFVNNLLADAERHGAKCVIGEVVAIDDRPDGVAVTLAGGKVCTGDRVVLAAGRWAQRLAAQAGIDVPMVTDTGRGAQTVGLLGYARSPGLDLRCVVHSPGLNLRPSAGGHTVLQALDLNADVDPADPPSVDGDIATTLARRFTALLADQSRAPKIDLRIGFRSLPTDGHTVAGYASAQSRVYCLVSHSGVTLAPILGRLVAAEITTDQEQDLLGAFRPTRFTGVRRSDIEVDQHATSLGEQ, encoded by the coding sequence ATGAAGGTCATCATCATCGGTGCCGGCGTGCTGGGCCTGAGCACCGCGAGGCAGCTCGCCGTCGCCGGCGAGGACGTGCTCCTGCTCGATCAGTGGGGAGCCGGCACCGGTACTTCCTCGACCACCTTCGCCTGGACCAACTCCAGCCGGAAGCCCGACCCGGACTACCACCGTCTGAACCTGGCGGGGATGGAGGAGCACGCCAGGCTCGCCGAGCAACTGCGCGGCGCACGGTCGTACTTCCCCAGCGGGGCGCTGCAGTGGGCGGATTCCGCAAACGAGCAGCGGCTCGCCGGGAACGTGGAACGACTGCAGTCCCTCGGCTACCCCGCACACTGGGTCACGCGTGACGAGGCACTACGGATCGCAGGCGACCTCCGCATCCCCGCGACCATCACCTCCATCGCGCACTTCCCCAGCGAGGGATACGTGTTGCCGGACCTCTTCGTGAACAACCTGCTGGCGGACGCCGAGCGGCACGGAGCCAAGTGCGTGATCGGCGAGGTCGTGGCCATCGACGACAGGCCGGACGGGGTTGCCGTCACCCTGGCCGGAGGCAAGGTCTGTACGGGCGATCGAGTAGTTCTGGCGGCAGGCCGCTGGGCACAACGGCTCGCCGCACAGGCCGGAATCGACGTTCCCATGGTGACGGATACCGGTCGCGGAGCGCAGACCGTCGGCCTGCTCGGGTACGCCAGGTCCCCGGGACTCGACCTGCGCTGTGTGGTCCACAGCCCCGGCCTCAACCTCCGCCCCTCGGCCGGCGGGCATACCGTCCTGCAGGCTCTCGATCTGAACGCCGACGTCGATCCGGCAGACCCTCCGTCCGTGGACGGGGACATCGCGACCACCCTCGCTCGGCGGTTCACCGCACTGCTGGCCGACCAGAGCAGGGCACCAAAGATCGACCTGCGCATCGGCTTCCGGTCACTGCCCACGGACGGCCACACCGTCGCCGGCTATGCCTCCGCGCAGTCCCGCGTCTACTGCCTCGTCTCTCACAGCGGGGTCACCTTGGCGCCGATTCTGGGACGCCTGGTCGCGGCCGAGATCACGACCGATCAGGAGCAGGACCTCCTTGGGGCATTCCGGCCCACACGATTCACCGGCGTACGGCGCTCGGACATCGAGGTGGATCAACACGCCACGAGTCTGGGTGAGCAGTAG
- a CDS encoding GntR family transcriptional regulator, whose product MTVPLYVQIRREIEAKIRAGDLPPGSRLPTEKDLSTQHGVSRATAQRVLNDLAEAGLAIRRRRHGTFVADVTRQINLLNFVTPAVAAKGAPGRHEVVSARIVRAADAILTLPGVSADTAVVELVRRKLDVREEPQSVERHVVLFAVAPDLLNENLEDLVTLPYLQRRGVPIDAIRLYLEPVTLGEHDAELLHSEIGTPALMRRRELRAADGSTVEVVTTLVRPGTAEFFLEVPVPDM is encoded by the coding sequence ATGACCGTGCCGCTTTACGTACAGATCAGGCGAGAGATCGAAGCGAAGATCCGGGCCGGGGACCTGCCCCCTGGCTCGCGACTGCCGACCGAGAAGGACCTCTCCACCCAGCACGGCGTCAGCCGTGCCACGGCCCAACGTGTCCTCAACGACCTGGCCGAGGCGGGGCTGGCGATCCGCCGGAGGCGCCACGGAACGTTCGTCGCGGATGTGACGCGGCAGATCAATCTGCTGAACTTCGTCACCCCCGCGGTGGCCGCCAAGGGCGCACCGGGCAGACACGAAGTCGTTTCCGCACGGATCGTCAGGGCTGCCGACGCCATCCTGACCCTCCCCGGTGTCTCCGCCGACACAGCCGTAGTGGAACTGGTCCGCCGCAAGCTCGACGTGCGCGAGGAGCCACAGTCGGTCGAGCGGCACGTCGTTCTCTTCGCGGTGGCCCCCGACCTGCTGAACGAGAACCTCGAAGACCTCGTCACCCTGCCGTATCTGCAGCGCAGAGGAGTACCGATCGACGCGATCCGGCTCTACCTCGAGCCGGTGACCCTCGGCGAGCACGACGCCGAACTGCTGCACAGCGAAATCGGAACGCCCGCGCTGATGAGGCGCAGAGAGTTGCGTGCCGCCGACGGAAGCACCGTCGAGGTGGTCACAACCCTCGTCCGTCCGGGAACCGCCGAGTTCTTCCTGGAGGTTCCCGTGCCCGACATGTGA
- a CDS encoding pentapeptide repeat-containing protein gives MFASLRGRGPGPATAGRVCGALAVTVLLAASSPAQAVVPESSRASQSSVCAAHSGKQLAGKHLTQQDADSDHDFRCADLRGADLAGLSFSQDDFTGADLSGADLRQADLTQAELVDATLAEADLTHADLTQVNASHADLKGANLNGADLTQADLTGARLDGAVLSGAQFTQAELGGVTFDGATGFTRWDRYLLIGAAGLFALLALRLLVVVRRAPAPPAVRGRLLVFGLVGRLLVVLGLHMFAGFLIGQIVPAVIGEPVQQICQGPQCAVGVGLGMAGPWLAFGTVAVGVAVLARGLVRTAPARQTVLR, from the coding sequence ATGTTCGCGTCATTGCGGGGGCGGGGGCCCGGTCCTGCGACGGCCGGCCGGGTCTGCGGGGCGCTGGCCGTCACCGTCCTGCTGGCCGCCTCGAGCCCGGCACAGGCGGTCGTGCCGGAGTCGTCGCGGGCGTCGCAGTCCTCCGTATGTGCCGCCCACTCGGGCAAACAGCTCGCCGGGAAGCACCTGACGCAGCAAGACGCCGACTCGGACCACGACTTCCGCTGCGCCGATCTACGTGGTGCCGACCTGGCCGGCCTCTCGTTCAGCCAGGACGACTTCACCGGCGCGGACCTGTCCGGCGCCGATCTGCGCCAGGCAGACCTCACCCAGGCGGAGTTGGTCGACGCGACGCTGGCCGAGGCGGACCTGACCCATGCCGACCTCACCCAGGTGAATGCCTCGCACGCGGATCTGAAGGGCGCGAACCTCAACGGTGCCGACCTGACCCAGGCGGATCTCACCGGGGCCCGACTGGACGGGGCTGTCCTGTCCGGGGCGCAGTTCACGCAGGCCGAGCTGGGCGGTGTGACCTTCGATGGTGCCACCGGGTTCACCCGCTGGGACCGCTATTTGCTCATCGGAGCCGCCGGCCTGTTCGCCCTGCTTGCCCTGCGACTGCTGGTGGTCGTCCGCCGGGCACCGGCGCCGCCAGCCGTCCGGGGGCGCCTGCTCGTCTTCGGCCTGGTGGGCAGGCTGTTGGTCGTACTCGGCCTGCACATGTTCGCCGGATTCCTGATCGGCCAAATCGTGCCCGCCGTCATCGGCGAACCCGTTCAGCAGATCTGTCAGGGCCCCCAGTGCGCGGTCGGGGTCGGGCTGGGCATGGCGGGGCCATGGCTGGCCTTTGGCACGGTCGCCGTCGGGGTCGCCGTCCTGGCCAGGGGACTGGTGAGGACGGCGCCGGCGAGGCAGACGGTTCTGCGGTGA
- a CDS encoding heavy metal translocating P-type ATPase produces MDHTAARIRRLTTAVMSPRLEPVLLTVTAAALTAGGIAWLADARGLADLFWALGTVAAVVPAIGWVLTALRRGHAGVDLIAVLALGGTLAVGEYLAGALIALMLATGRTLEAAAQRRASHDLRALLEHAPRSAHRRTDTGVATVPLGEVAVGDLLVVRPGEVVPVDGRVESAAAVLDESVLTGEPLQVERVRDEGVRSGVVNAGGAFELRATATEQDSTYAGIVRLAQQAGAESAPVVRLADRYAAWFLPVSLVVAGLAWLISGSAVRAVAVLVVATPCPLLLAAPVAIVSGLSRASRLGVVIRDGGALENLGHARTLLLDKTGTLTRGRPRVLDVTAAPGLKPAEVLRLAASVDQYSPHVLAQAIVDTARERKLELSVPTDVTEEPGRGATGTVVGHHVSIGRLDPSAARPTWAMAVENRALLDGAAVAWLTLDGQPAGAVLLRDPLRHDAPRTLRHLRAAGIERLLMLTGDRAAPAREVAAVLGLDGVRAELTPADKVTAVRTEREHAVTVMVGDGVNDAPALAAADIGVAMGARGSTASSEAADIVLTTDRVDRLADAVTIAQRARRIAVQSALGGMLMSLAAMAAAAVGLLPPAAGALLQEGIDVAVILNALRALRVDQAARPALTPAAEALIHRFAAEHDDLQDVLDSVRDAADRLSDTPGPKALAAVEETHHLLTERLLPHEYAEEHQLYPALAPTLGGPEATATMSRAHTEIERLSRRIATHLQLAHSDGGLAPEQLDDLRSCLYGLNTVLRLHFTQEEENYFSLAP; encoded by the coding sequence ATGGATCACACCGCAGCACGAATACGCCGCCTGACCACCGCAGTCATGTCCCCACGGCTCGAACCGGTCCTCCTGACCGTCACCGCGGCAGCCCTGACGGCCGGCGGCATCGCCTGGCTCGCTGATGCCCGCGGCCTCGCCGACCTGTTCTGGGCTCTGGGCACCGTGGCTGCCGTCGTCCCCGCCATCGGATGGGTACTGACCGCACTGCGCCGGGGACATGCCGGTGTCGACCTGATCGCCGTACTCGCGCTCGGCGGCACCCTGGCCGTGGGCGAGTACCTGGCCGGCGCCCTGATCGCGCTCATGCTCGCAACCGGCCGCACCTTGGAAGCCGCCGCCCAGCGGCGCGCCTCCCACGACCTGCGCGCCCTGCTCGAACACGCCCCGCGCTCGGCACATCGACGCACCGACACCGGAGTGGCCACGGTGCCCCTGGGAGAAGTCGCCGTCGGTGACCTGCTCGTCGTCCGACCCGGGGAGGTCGTGCCCGTCGACGGCCGCGTGGAGAGCGCCGCCGCCGTCCTCGACGAGTCGGTGCTCACCGGTGAACCCCTCCAGGTCGAACGGGTCCGGGACGAAGGGGTGCGCAGCGGTGTGGTCAACGCGGGCGGCGCCTTCGAACTGCGCGCCACCGCCACCGAGCAGGACAGCACCTACGCAGGGATCGTCCGGCTGGCCCAGCAGGCCGGGGCCGAGTCCGCACCGGTCGTGCGGCTGGCCGACCGCTACGCGGCCTGGTTCCTCCCTGTGTCCCTCGTGGTGGCCGGGCTGGCCTGGCTGATCAGCGGATCCGCGGTCCGCGCGGTCGCCGTCCTGGTCGTCGCCACCCCTTGCCCCCTGCTGCTGGCCGCCCCGGTCGCCATCGTCTCCGGCCTCTCGCGCGCCTCCCGCCTCGGCGTGGTCATCCGCGACGGCGGCGCGCTGGAGAACCTCGGCCACGCCCGCACCCTCCTGCTCGACAAGACCGGCACCCTCACCCGCGGCCGCCCCCGCGTCCTCGACGTCACCGCCGCCCCCGGCCTGAAACCTGCGGAGGTGCTGCGTCTGGCGGCCTCGGTCGACCAGTACTCGCCGCACGTCCTGGCCCAGGCCATCGTCGACACCGCCCGGGAACGCAAGCTGGAGCTGTCGGTCCCGACGGACGTCACCGAGGAACCCGGCCGGGGCGCCACCGGCACCGTGGTCGGCCACCACGTCTCCATCGGCCGCCTCGACCCCTCAGCCGCACGCCCCACCTGGGCCATGGCGGTTGAGAACCGCGCCCTCCTCGACGGCGCGGCCGTCGCCTGGCTCACCCTCGACGGGCAGCCCGCCGGCGCCGTCCTGCTGCGCGACCCCCTGCGCCACGACGCCCCGCGCACCCTGCGCCACCTGCGGGCGGCCGGCATCGAGCGGCTGCTGATGCTGACCGGCGACCGCGCCGCACCCGCCCGCGAAGTCGCTGCCGTGCTCGGCCTCGACGGCGTACGCGCCGAACTCACCCCGGCCGACAAGGTCACCGCTGTACGGACCGAACGCGAACACGCCGTCACCGTGATGGTCGGCGACGGCGTCAACGACGCCCCCGCCCTCGCCGCCGCCGACATCGGCGTCGCCATGGGCGCCCGCGGCTCCACCGCCTCCTCCGAGGCCGCCGACATCGTCCTGACCACCGACCGCGTCGACCGCCTCGCCGACGCCGTCACCATCGCCCAACGCGCCCGCCGCATCGCCGTCCAAAGCGCCCTTGGCGGCATGCTGATGTCCCTGGCCGCTATGGCCGCGGCCGCCGTCGGCCTGCTCCCGCCTGCTGCCGGCGCACTGCTCCAGGAGGGCATCGACGTCGCCGTCATCCTCAACGCCCTGCGCGCCCTGCGCGTCGACCAGGCCGCACGCCCGGCGCTCACCCCCGCCGCCGAAGCCCTCATCCACCGCTTCGCCGCCGAACACGACGACCTCCAGGACGTCCTCGACTCCGTACGCGACGCCGCCGACCGCCTCTCCGACACCCCCGGCCCCAAGGCACTGGCCGCCGTCGAGGAGACCCACCACCTGCTCACCGAACGGCTCCTGCCCCACGAATACGCCGAAGAACACCAGCTCTACCCCGCACTCGCCCCCACCCTCGGCGGCCCCGAAGCCACCGCCACCATGAGCCGCGCCCACACCGAGATCGAACGCCTCTCCCGCCGCATCGCCACCCACCTCCAACTCGCCCACTCCGACGGGGGCCTGGCCCCCGAGCAACTCGACGACCTGCGCTCCTGCCTCTACGGCCTGAACACCGTCCTGCGCCTGCACTTCACGCAGGAGGAGGAGAACTACTTCTCCCTCGCGCCGTAG
- a CDS encoding NADPH:quinone reductase, whose protein sequence is MKAIIYRDNGGPDVLRLVDRDLPTPGPGEVRVRVAVSGVNPTDWQARSGPAHPKHFLEVTPHLDGAGTIDAVGEGIDHNRVGQRVWLFMAAAGRPTGTAAEFTVVPAERAVPLPDETGFDVGASLGVPALTAHRALTVAEDGPRRLRPGALDGQVVLAAGGAGAVGHAVIQLARWAGATVISTISSPQKARLATIAGAHHVINYREGDPAAEIRKIAPDGVDIVAEVALGANLALDLAVLRTRGTISTYANDGGRPVELNVLQNMVLNTRLQFLVLYTAGSEARAAAVEDVAAAVRDGALPVGEEHGLPLVRFPLERTADAHRAVEGGAVGKVLVDVTS, encoded by the coding sequence ATGAAAGCGATCATTTACCGCGACAACGGCGGCCCCGACGTTCTTCGGCTCGTCGACCGCGACCTGCCCACGCCCGGCCCCGGCGAGGTTCGCGTCCGGGTTGCCGTCTCCGGAGTCAACCCGACCGACTGGCAGGCCCGCTCCGGCCCCGCCCACCCCAAGCACTTCCTCGAGGTCACCCCGCACCTCGACGGCGCCGGCACGATCGACGCCGTCGGCGAGGGTATCGACCATAACCGCGTCGGTCAGCGGGTCTGGCTGTTCATGGCCGCCGCCGGACGGCCCACCGGTACCGCCGCCGAGTTCACCGTCGTACCCGCCGAACGGGCCGTGCCGCTGCCCGACGAGACCGGATTCGACGTCGGCGCCTCACTCGGCGTCCCGGCCCTCACCGCACACCGCGCGCTCACCGTCGCCGAAGACGGGCCACGCCGTCTGCGGCCCGGCGCGCTCGACGGCCAGGTGGTGCTCGCCGCGGGCGGAGCCGGGGCTGTCGGGCACGCGGTGATCCAGCTCGCCCGATGGGCCGGCGCCACCGTGATCAGCACGATCAGCAGCCCGCAAAAGGCCCGGCTCGCCACCATCGCCGGTGCCCATCACGTGATCAACTATCGCGAGGGCGACCCGGCCGCCGAGATCCGCAAGATCGCCCCGGACGGCGTCGACATCGTCGCCGAGGTGGCGCTGGGCGCGAACCTCGCACTGGACCTGGCCGTGCTGCGGACACGTGGCACGATCTCGACCTACGCGAACGACGGCGGCAGGCCGGTCGAACTGAACGTGCTGCAGAACATGGTGCTGAACACGCGCTTGCAGTTCCTGGTGCTCTACACGGCCGGATCGGAGGCGCGCGCCGCGGCCGTTGAGGACGTCGCCGCCGCAGTCCGCGACGGCGCCCTGCCGGTCGGCGAGGAGCACGGCCTGCCGCTGGTCCGCTTTCCGCTCGAGCGCACCGCCGACGCGCACCGGGCGGTGGAGGGCGGTGCCGTCGGCAAGGTCCTGGTGGACGTCACGTCGTGA
- a CDS encoding Atu4866 domain-containing protein has translation MWVTADGHIRQELRADGRYDEARGDRRSAYTGRYTVIGSHIDYLDDTGFTATGDIRDDVLYHEHLVLHREEKQA, from the coding sequence ATGTGGGTGACCGCGGACGGTCACATCCGCCAGGAGCTGCGCGCGGACGGCCGGTACGACGAGGCCCGCGGTGACCGGCGCAGTGCGTACACGGGCCGCTACACGGTGATCGGCAGCCACATCGATTACCTCGACGACACCGGATTCACGGCGACGGGTGACATCCGCGACGACGTGCTCTACCACGAGCACCTCGTGCTCCACCGAGAGGAAAAGCAGGCATGA
- a CDS encoding RICIN domain-containing protein, whose translation MAILGGLEPGEARTPAEYVGLLRRLKEHSDLTYRQLEERATLRGDVLARSTLADVLRRDALPRAEVVAALVRACGAEEDVAEWLAVRERLAERERLAGTKRPAAASGADHASEADPFLKADSVPGAGRAPEGGTADGRRTRTASLVAPASLGTAVLLVVAAVVLLPRDERAGNPKGGGSQASMNPAATPVATGPAPGWSRIRPLRAPTLCLTDGEARVDGETKTVAVQRPCAEAVPPRTYLQRESDGMYVIKWDHPKHGPGCLTVLDEGPFRGMLEPWPWKACQGGSAAQRFRIERAPDSGQDHWRLRPADDAEQLCVAIREGSEDADKAGAVAVTQRCTGHAANGQVFVIEPE comes from the coding sequence ATGGCGATACTGGGTGGCTTGGAGCCCGGCGAGGCGCGGACTCCGGCCGAGTACGTCGGGCTGCTGCGGCGGCTCAAGGAGCACAGCGACCTGACCTACCGGCAGTTGGAGGAACGGGCCACCCTACGCGGCGACGTGCTCGCGCGCAGCACCCTGGCGGACGTCCTGCGCCGGGACGCGCTGCCGCGGGCCGAGGTTGTCGCGGCTCTGGTACGGGCCTGCGGCGCCGAGGAGGACGTGGCCGAGTGGCTCGCCGTCCGGGAACGGCTCGCGGAACGCGAGCGCCTCGCGGGTACGAAGCGGCCGGCGGCGGCATCCGGTGCTGACCACGCGTCAGAGGCTGATCCGTTCCTGAAGGCTGACAGTGTCCCAGGGGCAGGCCGAGCCCCGGAGGGCGGCACTGCCGATGGCCGTCGTACGCGTACCGCCTCGCTCGTCGCGCCGGCCTCGCTCGGGACGGCCGTCCTACTCGTCGTCGCCGCAGTGGTTCTGCTGCCGCGCGACGAACGGGCGGGGAACCCCAAAGGCGGTGGCTCACAGGCCTCCATGAATCCTGCGGCCACCCCTGTGGCCACCGGGCCGGCTCCCGGGTGGTCGCGGATACGGCCGCTTCGGGCGCCGACGTTGTGCCTGACCGACGGCGAGGCCCGGGTCGACGGCGAGACCAAGACGGTCGCGGTGCAGCGGCCGTGCGCGGAGGCTGTGCCACCGCGCACGTATCTGCAACGGGAGTCCGACGGCATGTACGTCATCAAGTGGGACCACCCGAAGCACGGCCCCGGCTGCCTCACCGTCCTCGACGAGGGGCCGTTCAGGGGAATGCTCGAACCCTGGCCCTGGAAGGCCTGCCAGGGTGGCAGCGCCGCCCAACGGTTCCGCATCGAGCGCGCCCCCGATAGCGGCCAGGACCACTGGCGGCTCAGGCCGGCCGATGACGCGGAACAACTGTGCGTCGCCATCCGCGAGGGTTCCGAGGACGCCGACAAGGCGGGCGCGGTGGCCGTGACCCAGCGGTGTACCGGGCACGCCGCCAACGGTCAGGTGTTCGTCATCGAGCCGGAGTGA
- a CDS encoding aldo/keto reductase, translating into MTTPTATFADRTVLRVGYGALQLERLRDRRGEAVALLRRAVELGVDHVDTAEFYGFGFVNDVIREVLRPEDGVLVVTKVGADPNPGGRLPLRLAQRPEQLRASVEDNLRSLGVDRLPVVNLRRLDSGPGLRPEGDQVVDLDDQLAVMTALRDEGKIGAIGLSSVTLDGLRRALPAGIACVQNAYSLVSRGDEDMLQLCAAESIAWVPFFPLGGAFPGLPKATEEPAVHAVAASLGVTPSQVGLAWLLHHAPHVLLIPGTADAVHLEANMAVSEITLDTATLATLDAVESRSTAVPIG; encoded by the coding sequence ATGACCACCCCCACCGCGACGTTCGCCGACCGCACCGTCTTACGCGTCGGCTACGGCGCGTTGCAGCTCGAGCGCCTGCGCGACCGCCGCGGCGAGGCCGTCGCACTGCTGCGTCGCGCGGTCGAGTTGGGCGTCGACCATGTGGACACCGCCGAGTTCTACGGCTTCGGTTTCGTCAACGACGTGATCCGCGAGGTGCTGCGCCCCGAGGACGGCGTCCTGGTCGTCACGAAGGTCGGCGCCGACCCCAACCCGGGCGGGCGCCTGCCGTTGCGTCTGGCGCAGCGGCCCGAGCAGCTGCGCGCCAGCGTCGAGGACAACCTGCGCAGCCTCGGCGTCGACCGACTCCCGGTGGTCAACCTCCGCCGCCTCGACTCCGGCCCCGGCCTGCGTCCCGAGGGCGACCAAGTGGTCGACCTCGACGACCAGCTCGCGGTGATGACCGCCCTGCGCGACGAGGGCAAGATAGGCGCGATCGGCCTGAGCAGCGTCACCCTCGACGGCCTTCGCCGCGCTCTGCCGGCCGGCATCGCCTGCGTGCAGAACGCCTACAGTCTCGTCTCCCGCGGCGACGAGGACATGCTGCAACTGTGCGCGGCCGAGAGCATCGCCTGGGTGCCGTTCTTCCCGCTTGGCGGCGCCTTCCCGGGCCTGCCCAAGGCGACCGAAGAGCCGGCCGTCCACGCCGTGGCGGCGTCCCTGGGCGTCACGCCCTCCCAGGTCGGCCTCGCCTGGCTGCTGCACCACGCCCCGCACGTGCTGCTCATCCCCGGCACCGCCGACGCCGTCCACCTCGAAGCCAACATGGCGGTCAGCGAGATCACCCTCGACACTGCGACCCTCGCCACCCTCGATGCCGTCGAGTCCCGCTCCACCGCGGTCCCCATCGGCTGA